In Nonomuraea sp. NBC_00507, the following are encoded in one genomic region:
- a CDS encoding bifunctional adenosylcobinamide kinase/adenosylcobinamide-phosphate guanylyltransferase — translation MKVLLSGTAGGAGWPEPGCRCVSCAGLPPGHRHPFELVVDGAVRFPFAEAPRGYRVCGGGRGLVGPDGAALLCLPPSLKPSPDPGVAPRYDDEPSRYDVVLIDLLDRPERLGALRRAGLVDEATQVVAIGLDHRVRSEDELARRLRLWGAVAVPDGTALETPDGTALETLPIAHRAPVERRRSACSPQVRRALLLGGTRSGKSAEAELRLAAEPYVTYVATGPDGAGDGEWAARVRAHRSRRPAHWDTVETIDLATTIANATTPLLIDGLGTWLAAVFDEHGAWEGDRAPVGHRCDELVAAWRQAPEPIVAVSDEVGMGVVPATASGRLFRDTLGRLNERLAAESEYVALVVAGRLLEL, via the coding sequence GTGAAGGTCCTTCTCTCCGGTACGGCGGGCGGCGCGGGCTGGCCCGAGCCCGGCTGCCGGTGCGTCTCCTGTGCAGGGCTGCCGCCCGGACATCGCCACCCGTTCGAGCTGGTCGTGGACGGCGCCGTCCGTTTTCCGTTCGCCGAGGCGCCGCGCGGCTACCGCGTCTGCGGCGGCGGCCGCGGGCTGGTCGGCCCGGATGGGGCGGCGCTGCTGTGCCTGCCGCCGAGCCTGAAACCGTCGCCCGACCCCGGCGTGGCCCCCCGGTACGACGACGAACCATCCCGGTACGACGTGGTGCTGATCGACCTGCTGGACCGGCCGGAGCGGCTCGGCGCGCTGCGGCGGGCGGGACTGGTGGACGAGGCGACCCAGGTGGTGGCGATCGGGCTGGATCACCGGGTGCGGTCGGAGGACGAGTTGGCCAGGCGGCTTCGGCTGTGGGGCGCAGTGGCCGTCCCGGACGGGACCGCGCTGGAGACCCCGGACGGCACCGCGCTGGAGACCCTGCCGATCGCACACCGCGCGCCCGTTGAGCGGCGGCGGTCGGCGTGCAGCCCGCAGGTGCGGCGGGCGTTGTTACTGGGTGGGACGCGGTCAGGAAAGTCGGCGGAGGCCGAACTGCGGCTGGCGGCCGAGCCGTACGTGACCTATGTCGCCACCGGCCCGGACGGTGCGGGCGACGGCGAATGGGCCGCGCGGGTGCGGGCACACCGGTCCCGGCGGCCCGCGCACTGGGACACGGTCGAGACGATCGACCTGGCCACCACGATCGCGAACGCCACCACCCCGCTGTTGATCGACGGGCTCGGGACATGGCTGGCAGCGGTGTTCGACGAGCATGGGGCCTGGGAGGGCGACCGGGCGCCGGTCGGCCACCGGTGCGACGAGCTGGTGGCGGCGTGGCGGCAGGCTCCGGAGCCGATCGTGGCGGTGTCCGACGAGGTGGGGATGGGGGTGGTGCCCGCGACGGCCAGCGGACGGCTGTTCAGGGACACGCTCGGCCGGCTCAACGAGCGCCTCGCCGCGGAGTCCGAGTACGTGGCACTGGTCGTGGCGGGACGGCTCCTGGAGCTGTGA
- a CDS encoding GntR family transcriptional regulator has translation MLLTLDLNDARPLHEQVAGAIRRAIGDGSYAPGDRLPPARDLAQALGINPNTVLRALRDLRDEGLLEFRRGRGVSVAGLAGGRALLVQRTRELLEEARKHGYGRNDLITILEELS, from the coding sequence ATGCTGCTGACGCTCGATCTCAACGACGCGCGGCCCCTGCACGAGCAGGTGGCCGGCGCGATCCGGCGCGCCATTGGGGACGGCTCCTACGCGCCGGGAGACCGCCTGCCGCCCGCCCGCGACCTGGCCCAGGCGCTCGGCATCAACCCCAACACCGTGCTGCGCGCGCTGCGCGACCTGCGGGACGAAGGGCTCCTGGAGTTCCGGCGCGGGCGCGGCGTCAGCGTCGCCGGCCTCGCCGGCGGTCGCGCCCTGCTCGTGCAGCGGACGCGCGAACTGCTGGAAGAGGCCAGGAAACACGGCTACGGCCGCAACGACCTCATCACCATCTTGGAGGAGCTGTCATGA
- the pspAA gene encoding PspA-associated protein PspAA, giving the protein MIVRIMGEGQVEISADDIAVLNELDSELEAAIEVGNEEAFRVKLHALLDKVRHVGKALPDDSLEPSELILPPADASIDEVREMLGDQGLIPG; this is encoded by the coding sequence ATGATCGTCAGGATCATGGGCGAGGGCCAGGTGGAGATCTCCGCCGACGACATCGCCGTGCTCAATGAGCTGGACAGCGAGCTCGAGGCGGCCATCGAGGTCGGCAACGAGGAGGCTTTCCGCGTCAAGCTGCACGCGCTGCTCGACAAGGTGCGTCACGTGGGCAAGGCGCTGCCCGACGACAGTCTCGAGCCGTCAGAGCTGATCCTTCCGCCGGCGGACGCCTCGATCGACGAGGTGCGGGAGATGCTCGGCGATCAGGGCCTCATCCCCGGCTGA
- a CDS encoding ABC transporter ATP-binding protein, which produces MHVVELEGVGVRVVGKSLLDAVDWQVDYGDHWVVLGPNGAGKTTLLSLAGAVRHPSEGTVKVLGHRLGRVDVRELRRHIGLVASSQRLIDEELMEEEGATAHTVVLTGHTGTSVPLWDKYGDTERDRAYRLLADLGCKDLADRPFRVCSQGERARIRIARALMADPALVLLDEPFAGLDLPAREDLITAVEDLAATRPVLTTVTVTHHVEEVPATTTHAMLMREAGVLAAGPIADVLTPANLSDCFGRPLHVDRLDGRWYARAVRP; this is translated from the coding sequence ATGCACGTGGTTGAACTCGAAGGCGTAGGCGTCCGAGTCGTCGGCAAGTCGCTGCTGGACGCAGTCGACTGGCAGGTGGACTACGGCGACCACTGGGTGGTCCTCGGCCCCAACGGCGCGGGCAAGACGACGTTGTTGTCGCTGGCCGGGGCCGTACGGCACCCCAGCGAGGGCACGGTCAAGGTACTAGGCCACAGGCTCGGGCGGGTCGACGTGCGGGAGTTGCGCCGCCACATCGGCCTGGTCGCCTCCAGCCAGCGGCTCATCGACGAGGAGCTCATGGAGGAGGAAGGGGCGACCGCGCACACCGTGGTGCTCACCGGGCACACGGGGACGAGCGTTCCGCTGTGGGACAAGTACGGCGACACCGAGCGGGACCGGGCCTACCGCCTCCTGGCCGACCTGGGCTGCAAGGACCTGGCGGACCGGCCGTTCCGCGTGTGCTCGCAGGGTGAGCGGGCCAGGATCAGGATCGCCAGGGCGCTCATGGCGGACCCTGCGCTGGTGCTGCTCGACGAGCCGTTCGCGGGGCTCGACCTGCCGGCGCGCGAAGACCTCATCACCGCCGTCGAGGACCTGGCCGCGACCAGGCCGGTGCTCACGACCGTGACGGTGACGCACCACGTGGAGGAGGTGCCCGCGACGACCACGCACGCCATGCTCATGCGCGAGGCCGGGGTGCTGGCCGCCGGACCGATCGCGGACGTGCTGACCCCGGCCAACCTCTCCGACTGCTTCGGCCGCCCCCTGCACGTGGACCGGCTCGACGGCCGCTGGTACGCCCGCGCCGTCCGCCCGTGA
- a CDS encoding SMI1/KNR4 family protein has protein sequence MLKLVRLALTAAILTAIAIRLRRRSRVPGERPESPAVRPDRRRRMGPVWAAIAAIVAVTLAAALTPTEAEHSAAAAWRAYQVEQAALTAEHALPAEPERPAMPSPAGPATAAPTGPPVTHTPPAAEIPDPNCTPAPRPVTVRPIDPRVGRAVDRQWRRIERWLKVNAPRTYQALGRPGRAHTIAVAESQMGVDFPDDLRASLLRHNGSRGASVFGFWSHGAYALSIREIRNTWRDMCSWQRTDIGTDPATEYWNGRMIPFLSFPERDPEELEAEYAVVDSAGGAVGWDDTISGMEPRLRSTHALLRAVADALEQGKEVDGWRPAVRRGVLRWDDVRT, from the coding sequence GTGCTGAAGCTCGTACGGCTGGCGCTGACGGCGGCGATCTTGACCGCGATAGCGATACGGCTGCGCCGCCGCTCCCGCGTGCCCGGGGAGCGGCCTGAGTCCCCGGCGGTCAGGCCGGACCGGCGCCGGCGCATGGGACCGGTGTGGGCCGCCATCGCGGCGATCGTGGCGGTGACCCTGGCGGCCGCGCTGACTCCCACGGAGGCCGAGCACTCGGCCGCGGCGGCATGGCGCGCGTATCAGGTCGAGCAGGCGGCCCTCACGGCCGAGCATGCGCTTCCCGCCGAGCCGGAACGGCCGGCCATGCCGTCTCCCGCCGGTCCGGCGACGGCCGCTCCCACCGGCCCGCCCGTCACGCATACGCCGCCGGCGGCCGAGATCCCCGACCCCAACTGCACGCCCGCCCCGCGCCCGGTCACCGTGCGGCCGATCGATCCGAGGGTCGGGCGGGCTGTGGACCGGCAATGGCGGCGGATCGAGCGGTGGCTCAAGGTGAACGCGCCTCGCACGTACCAGGCGCTCGGCCGGCCCGGCAGGGCGCACACGATCGCCGTGGCCGAGTCGCAGATGGGCGTGGACTTCCCGGACGACCTGCGGGCCTCGCTCCTGCGCCACAACGGCTCGCGAGGAGCGTCGGTGTTCGGCTTCTGGTCCCACGGCGCCTACGCCCTCAGCATCCGGGAGATCAGGAACACCTGGCGCGACATGTGCTCGTGGCAGCGCACGGACATCGGGACCGATCCTGCTACCGAATACTGGAACGGCCGGATGATCCCGTTCCTCTCCTTCCCGGAGCGCGATCCGGAGGAGCTGGAGGCGGAGTATGCCGTGGTCGACTCCGCCGGCGGTGCCGTCGGATGGGACGACACGATCTCCGGCATGGAGCCTCGCCTGCGGTCCACCCATGCGCTGCTGCGGGCCGTCGCCGACGCCCTGGAGCAAGGCAAGGAGGTCGACGGCTGGCGGCCCGCGGTCAGGCGAGGCGTGCTGCGCTGGGACGACGTCAGGACATAG
- a CDS encoding SCO2322 family protein, which translates to MLRAYRVAAGVALGAAAFLSLPSSALASPSINPNAPLPGVADPHATRLWSVWQSDGTAWLATAAGDTPADGSVIGWRFSAAPDGAASESPGGDLPAFETVCGKDTAASGHKRVAVAVDFGDGDTDAYPGDQPPAQGVLTCVAGTEDATTAQLLATAAKVRVNGQGDVVAVNDYPAKEKGGTQLTAAAPAAGGGGGGVPVALIAGGAGALALIAGGAVVATRRRAKPSAPAAR; encoded by the coding sequence ATGCTGCGCGCATACCGTGTTGCGGCGGGGGTCGCCCTCGGGGCGGCCGCCTTCCTCTCCCTCCCCTCCTCCGCCCTCGCCTCCCCCTCGATCAATCCCAACGCCCCTCTGCCCGGTGTGGCGGATCCCCATGCCACGCGGCTGTGGAGCGTCTGGCAGAGCGACGGCACGGCCTGGCTCGCGACCGCGGCCGGGGACACGCCGGCGGACGGCTCCGTCATCGGCTGGCGCTTCTCCGCGGCCCCGGACGGGGCGGCGAGCGAGTCCCCCGGCGGGGACCTGCCCGCGTTCGAGACCGTGTGCGGCAAGGACACCGCGGCGTCCGGGCACAAGCGGGTTGCGGTGGCAGTGGACTTCGGCGACGGCGACACCGACGCCTACCCCGGCGACCAGCCGCCCGCCCAAGGGGTGCTCACGTGCGTGGCCGGGACCGAGGACGCCACCACGGCCCAGTTGCTCGCCACCGCGGCCAAGGTGCGGGTGAACGGCCAGGGTGACGTCGTGGCCGTCAACGACTACCCGGCCAAGGAGAAAGGCGGCACCCAGCTGACTGCCGCCGCGCCCGCCGCCGGCGGAGGGGGTGGCGGGGTGCCGGTCGCACTGATCGCAGGCGGCGCGGGCGCGCTCGCGCTGATCGCCGGCGGCGCCGTCGTGGCCACCCGCCGCCGCGCCAAGCCCTCCGCCCCTGCGGCCCGCTAG
- a CDS encoding DUF3043 domain-containing protein, translating into MDDTPVPVDDPKPQGKGRPTPKRREAEGKRRQPVNAPKDRKEAYRSMRAKQAAERDKARKGMLAGDERYFPARDKGHARKFARDWVDARRLPSQYFLPFSLVILLATWVPWPIEIRAMVLNLVIAIGWPVMMLGVLFTSIYVAWRVKRLVAEKLPDEPLKGVGFYAAMRALQIRRLRFPPPMVLPGGKPVPPKK; encoded by the coding sequence GTGGACGACACCCCCGTCCCCGTTGACGATCCTAAGCCCCAGGGTAAAGGTCGTCCCACACCCAAGCGCCGGGAAGCCGAAGGCAAACGGCGCCAGCCAGTCAATGCGCCGAAAGACCGCAAAGAGGCCTATCGATCGATGCGGGCCAAGCAGGCCGCCGAGCGCGACAAGGCCCGCAAGGGCATGCTCGCCGGTGACGAGCGGTATTTTCCCGCTCGCGACAAGGGTCACGCGCGCAAGTTCGCGCGTGACTGGGTCGACGCGCGGCGGCTGCCGAGCCAGTATTTCCTGCCGTTCTCGCTAGTGATCCTGCTGGCCACGTGGGTTCCGTGGCCCATCGAGATCCGGGCGATGGTGCTCAACCTGGTCATCGCGATCGGCTGGCCGGTCATGATGCTGGGCGTGCTCTTCACCTCGATCTACGTGGCGTGGAGGGTGAAGCGGCTGGTGGCGGAGAAGCTGCCGGACGAGCCGCTCAAGGGCGTGGGCTTCTACGCCGCGATGCGGGCGCTGCAGATCCGCAGGCTGCGCTTCCCGCCGCCCATGGTGCTGCCCGGCGGCAAGCCGGTCCCGCCGAAGAAATAG
- a CDS encoding leucyl aminopeptidase, with protein sequence MTTVRLNSADPVSLDTDALIVGFTSSEEGPSPATGAESLDAAFGGKLAASLAAVAFSGKAGELAKLPTFGAIAAPLLVAVGLGDSYDAEGLRRAAGAAVRSLAGTRRAALALPAGSPEEAEAVALGGLLGAYSFARYRTNGEQKAPVAELTVVSGQPESVAERAGVLAESVALVRDLVNTPPSDLWPAKFAEIAEQAGGKVGLSVEVLDDKQLKDGGYGGLIGVGQGSANPPRLVRLSYSHPDAGKTLAFVGKGITFDSGGLSLKPSNAMDWMKSDMGGAGAVLGALIGIARLGLPVNAIGYLCLAENLPSGTAQRPSDVIHSYSGKTVEVLDTDAEGRLVLMDGIARAAEDNPDVLVDVATLTGAQIVSLGWRISGVMANDDAIRELVLQAAGAAGEGAWGMPLPEELRKGLDSPIADIANLHPERWGGMLAAGIFLKEFVPEGVRWAHIDMAGPAFNKAEPYGYTPKGGTGAVTRTLIGLAERHASI encoded by the coding sequence GTGACCACTGTGCGGCTGAACTCAGCAGATCCCGTCTCCCTGGACACCGACGCTTTGATCGTCGGCTTCACGTCGAGCGAGGAAGGTCCCAGCCCTGCCACGGGCGCCGAGTCCCTGGACGCGGCCTTCGGCGGAAAGCTGGCCGCGTCGCTCGCCGCGGTGGCCTTCTCCGGGAAGGCCGGGGAGCTGGCCAAGCTGCCCACGTTCGGCGCCATCGCCGCCCCGCTGCTGGTCGCGGTCGGACTCGGCGACTCCTACGACGCCGAAGGGCTGCGCCGCGCCGCCGGCGCCGCTGTACGGTCGCTCGCCGGCACCAGACGCGCCGCGCTCGCCCTTCCCGCGGGCTCCCCCGAGGAGGCCGAGGCAGTCGCGCTCGGCGGCCTGCTCGGCGCCTACTCCTTCGCCCGCTACCGCACCAACGGCGAGCAGAAGGCGCCGGTGGCCGAGCTGACCGTGGTCTCCGGGCAGCCCGAGTCCGTCGCCGAGCGCGCGGGCGTCCTGGCCGAGTCGGTCGCGCTGGTCCGCGACCTGGTCAACACGCCGCCTTCGGACCTGTGGCCGGCCAAGTTCGCCGAGATCGCCGAGCAGGCGGGCGGCAAGGTGGGGCTGAGCGTCGAGGTGCTCGACGACAAGCAGCTCAAGGACGGCGGCTACGGCGGACTCATCGGCGTCGGCCAGGGCTCGGCCAACCCGCCGCGCCTGGTCCGCCTCTCCTACAGCCACCCGGACGCCGGCAAGACCCTCGCCTTCGTGGGCAAGGGCATCACGTTCGACTCGGGCGGCCTGTCGCTCAAGCCGTCCAACGCGATGGACTGGATGAAGTCGGACATGGGCGGCGCGGGCGCGGTGCTCGGCGCCCTGATCGGCATCGCCAGGCTGGGCCTGCCGGTCAACGCCATCGGCTATCTGTGCCTGGCGGAAAACCTGCCGAGCGGCACCGCGCAGCGCCCCTCCGACGTCATCCACAGCTACAGCGGCAAGACCGTCGAGGTGCTCGACACCGACGCCGAGGGCCGCCTGGTGCTCATGGACGGCATCGCCAGGGCCGCCGAGGACAACCCCGACGTGCTCGTCGACGTGGCCACGCTCACCGGCGCGCAGATCGTCTCGCTCGGCTGGCGCATCTCCGGCGTCATGGCCAACGACGACGCGATCAGGGAGCTGGTTCTCCAGGCCGCGGGCGCGGCCGGCGAGGGCGCGTGGGGCATGCCGCTGCCGGAGGAACTGCGCAAGGGTCTCGACTCACCGATCGCCGACATCGCCAACCTCCATCCCGAGCGGTGGGGCGGCATGCTGGCGGCGGGCATCTTCCTGAAGGAGTTCGTGCCCGAAGGGGTGCGCTGGGCCCACATCGACATGGCCGGGCCCGCCTTCAACAAGGCCGAGCCATATGGCTACACCCCGAAGGGCGGGACCGGAGCCGTCACCCGTACCCTCATCGGACTGGCAGAGCGGCACGCGAGCATCTGA
- a CDS encoding CPBP family intramembrane glutamic endopeptidase: MKRPLLIFIVLAFGLSWAAVLPIWFGGGLGSPLMAGLATLMMFTPTVGVLGVWALSRTPFKEWARQTGLTLGERKGRTGALVLAAWFGVPLLVFLAMGLSAAVGLVSLDLGGLSLLRSALEGRGAPVPPDLGSVAAIQVVLALLAGPVLNAIPALGEEWGWRGWLLPRLVSGNGVFAGLLLSGAIWGVWHAPLTLLGYNYPRLGSWAALYFIGFCVLAGVVFGWLRLRTGSVWPAVVAHGSLNAVAPAAILLGDAAAPPNEVLVGVTGLVGWVLIAVIGAALLRFFPVRPPQPAAEPAA; this comes from the coding sequence ATGAAAAGACCTCTGCTCATCTTCATCGTCCTGGCCTTCGGGTTGTCCTGGGCGGCGGTGCTGCCCATCTGGTTCGGCGGTGGGCTCGGCTCGCCGCTGATGGCCGGGCTGGCCACGCTGATGATGTTCACGCCCACCGTGGGAGTGCTCGGGGTGTGGGCGCTCTCGCGCACGCCGTTCAAGGAGTGGGCCAGGCAGACCGGGCTGACGCTCGGCGAGCGCAAGGGCCGCACGGGCGCGCTCGTGCTCGCCGCGTGGTTCGGCGTCCCCCTGCTGGTCTTTCTCGCGATGGGGCTCAGTGCCGCGGTCGGGCTGGTGTCGCTGGACCTCGGCGGGCTCAGCCTGCTCAGGTCGGCGCTGGAGGGCCGGGGCGCCCCGGTGCCACCCGACCTCGGCTCGGTGGCCGCCATCCAGGTCGTGCTGGCGTTGCTCGCCGGTCCCGTGCTCAACGCGATCCCGGCGCTGGGGGAGGAGTGGGGCTGGCGCGGCTGGCTGCTGCCCCGGCTCGTGTCCGGGAACGGCGTCTTCGCCGGGCTTCTGCTGTCCGGCGCCATCTGGGGGGTCTGGCACGCGCCGCTCACGCTGCTCGGCTACAACTATCCCCGGCTCGGGTCGTGGGCGGCGCTGTACTTCATCGGGTTCTGCGTGCTCGCCGGGGTGGTGTTCGGATGGTTGCGGCTGCGCACGGGCAGCGTGTGGCCCGCTGTCGTGGCGCACGGCTCGCTGAACGCGGTGGCCCCGGCCGCCATCCTGCTCGGCGACGCCGCCGCCCCGCCGAACGAGGTGCTGGTCGGGGTGACCGGCCTGGTGGGGTGGGTCCTCATCGCGGTGATCGGCGCGGCCCTGCTGCGCTTCTTCCCGGTACGCCCGCCGCAACCGGCTGCCGAGCCCGCCGCCTAG
- a CDS encoding adenosylcobinamide-GDP ribazoletransferase has translation MPLMHGLRFAIGTLSVFPVRVDHVDRQVAGQAMTLAPVVGLALGVLAGLPLGLPVPALLGAALAVGLLALLTRGLHLDGLADLADGLGSGKPADQALDIMKKSDIGPFGVMALVFTLLVQVAALAEAGFAALVAACVAGRLTLTWACRPSVPAARPEGLGATVAGTVRPSAPWLVTLAALLASAAFGLSIDSHVWDGGPAALAREATTWFTGSDPRYLTPGVKYGDEAVLVEKYLVGEPSTLGVAMASRYPPEGVPGNAGLGLPALLALPLGLLTGLAAALLLLRRARRRLGGITGDVLGALVETATAATLVACALLS, from the coding sequence ATGCCACTGATGCACGGGCTGCGTTTCGCGATCGGGACGCTCAGCGTCTTCCCCGTGCGGGTCGATCACGTGGACCGGCAGGTCGCGGGGCAGGCGATGACGCTGGCGCCCGTCGTCGGGCTGGCGCTCGGCGTGCTCGCCGGATTGCCTCTGGGCCTGCCCGTGCCCGCCTTGCTGGGTGCGGCGCTGGCGGTCGGGCTGCTGGCCCTGCTGACCCGGGGCCTGCACCTGGACGGGCTGGCCGACCTGGCGGACGGGCTGGGCAGCGGCAAGCCCGCTGATCAGGCGCTCGACATCATGAAAAAGTCGGACATCGGGCCGTTCGGCGTGATGGCTCTGGTCTTCACGTTGCTCGTCCAGGTGGCGGCACTGGCGGAGGCCGGGTTCGCGGCCCTGGTGGCCGCCTGCGTGGCGGGGCGGCTGACCCTGACGTGGGCCTGCCGGCCGAGCGTCCCCGCCGCCCGGCCGGAAGGGTTGGGGGCGACGGTCGCCGGCACGGTACGCCCTTCCGCGCCCTGGCTCGTCACCTTGGCCGCCCTGCTCGCCTCCGCCGCCTTCGGCCTGTCCATCGACTCCCACGTCTGGGACGGCGGGCCGGCGGCCTTGGCCCGGGAAGCGACCACGTGGTTCACCGGCTCGGACCCCCGGTACCTCACGCCAGGGGTCAAGTACGGCGACGAGGCCGTGCTCGTTGAGAAGTACCTCGTCGGCGAGCCCTCGACGCTGGGTGTCGCCATGGCGTCCCGGTACCCGCCGGAGGGCGTACCAGGGAACGCGGGCCTGGGGCTGCCCGCCCTGCTGGCGCTGCCGCTCGGCCTCCTGACCGGGCTGGCGGCCGCCCTGCTGCTGCTCCGGCGCGCCAGGCGGCGTCTCGGCGGCATCACCGGCGACGTCCTAGGCGCGCTGGTGGAGACGGCCACGGCCGCCACGCTGGTGGCCTGCGCGCTGCTCAGCTGA
- a CDS encoding aldo/keto reductase family protein: protein MEFRHLGRSGLKVSEISYGNWLTHGSQVEEDAAKQCVQAALDEGITTFDTADVYAGTKAEEVLGRALKGVRRESLEIFTKVYWPTGPGQNDRGLSRKHITESINGSLRRLQTDYVDLYQAHRFDYETPLEETLKTFDDLVRQGKVLYIGVSEWTADQIAQALKIADEMRFDRIVSSQPQYSMLWRIIEAEVVPLSEKEGIGQIVWSPIAQGVLTGKYMPGQQPPEGSRATDASGSAMIARFMNDDVLARVQDLKPIAADLGLSMAQLAIAWVLQNPNVSSAIVGASRPEQVRDNVKASGVKLEEDVLRRIDDVLGPVVERDPAKTMSPRTRP, encoded by the coding sequence ATGGAATTCCGACACCTCGGTCGCAGTGGTCTCAAGGTCAGCGAAATCAGCTACGGTAACTGGCTCACCCATGGCTCTCAGGTCGAGGAGGACGCCGCCAAGCAGTGCGTTCAGGCGGCGCTCGACGAGGGCATCACCACGTTCGACACAGCGGACGTCTACGCCGGGACGAAGGCCGAGGAGGTCCTCGGCCGGGCGCTGAAGGGTGTGCGCAGGGAGTCGCTGGAGATCTTCACCAAGGTCTACTGGCCGACGGGCCCCGGCCAGAACGACCGCGGCCTGTCGCGCAAGCACATCACCGAGTCGATCAACGGCTCGCTGCGCCGGCTGCAGACCGACTACGTCGACCTGTACCAGGCGCACCGCTTCGACTACGAGACGCCGCTGGAGGAGACGCTCAAGACGTTCGACGACCTCGTACGCCAGGGCAAGGTCCTCTACATCGGCGTCAGCGAGTGGACGGCAGACCAGATCGCCCAGGCGTTGAAGATCGCCGACGAGATGCGTTTCGACCGGATCGTCTCCAGCCAGCCTCAGTACTCGATGTTGTGGCGGATCATCGAGGCCGAGGTCGTGCCGCTGAGCGAGAAGGAGGGCATCGGCCAGATCGTCTGGTCCCCGATCGCCCAGGGCGTGCTCACCGGCAAGTACATGCCCGGCCAGCAGCCGCCCGAGGGCTCCAGGGCCACCGACGCCAGCGGCAGCGCCATGATCGCCCGGTTCATGAACGACGACGTGCTGGCCCGCGTACAGGACCTCAAGCCGATCGCCGCCGACCTGGGGCTGAGCATGGCGCAGCTGGCGATCGCCTGGGTGCTGCAGAACCCCAACGTCTCCAGCGCCATCGTCGGCGCCAGCCGTCCCGAGCAGGTGCGTGACAACGTGAAGGCATCGGGCGTCAAGCTGGAGGAGGACGTGCTGCGGCGGATCGACGACGTGCTCGGCCCGGTCGTCGAGCGCGACCCGGCCAAGACCATGAGCCCCCGCACCCGCCCATAA
- a CDS encoding PspA/IM30 family protein codes for MSVMKRLSMIFKSKANKALDKMEDPRETLDYSYQRQLELLQKVRRGVADVATSRKRVELQINGLEQSSRRLEEQGRKALSVGREDLAREALQRRSSLQTQMADLKVQHDNLQAEEEKLTTASQRLQAKVDSFRTKKETIKATYTAAEAQTRINEAFSGISEEMGDVGLAIQRAEDKTAQMQARAGAIDELLASGALDDFTGTKGDDIQAELDRMGGGMDVELELARMKAELGQGPAPQSAIEQGQPQQQPQPQSQPQQQGQGQTQQLRQPGEGA; via the coding sequence ATGAGCGTGATGAAGAGACTTTCGATGATCTTCAAGTCCAAGGCCAACAAGGCTTTGGACAAGATGGAGGATCCGCGCGAGACCCTGGACTACTCCTACCAGCGGCAACTCGAGCTGCTGCAGAAGGTGCGCCGGGGAGTGGCGGACGTCGCCACATCGCGCAAGCGGGTGGAGCTGCAGATCAACGGTCTTGAGCAGTCCTCCAGGCGTCTGGAGGAGCAGGGCCGCAAGGCGTTGTCCGTCGGGCGTGAGGACCTGGCCCGCGAGGCGCTGCAGCGGCGGTCCAGTCTGCAGACGCAGATGGCCGACCTCAAGGTCCAGCACGACAATCTGCAGGCCGAGGAGGAGAAGCTGACCACGGCTTCCCAGCGGCTGCAGGCCAAGGTCGACTCCTTCCGCACGAAGAAGGAGACGATCAAGGCGACCTACACCGCCGCCGAGGCGCAGACGCGCATCAACGAGGCGTTCTCCGGCATCTCGGAGGAGATGGGCGACGTCGGCCTGGCGATCCAGCGGGCCGAAGACAAGACCGCGCAGATGCAGGCCCGCGCGGGCGCCATCGACGAGCTGCTGGCCAGCGGCGCGCTCGACGACTTCACCGGCACCAAGGGCGACGACATCCAGGCCGAGCTCGACCGCATGGGCGGCGGCATGGACGTCGAGCTGGAGCTCGCCAGGATGAAGGCCGAGCTGGGGCAGGGCCCGGCGCCGCAGTCCGCCATCGAGCAGGGCCAGCCGCAGCAGCAGCCCCAGCCCCAGTCGCAGCCTCAGCAGCAGGGCCAGGGTCAGACCCAGCAGCTGCGCCAGCCTGGGGAGGGCGCATGA
- a CDS encoding RRXRR domain-containing protein — MQLDHRGGRIRDRLAARAALRRRRRGANLRYRAPRFLNRARPQGWLAPSLRHRVDTNITTAHGTVHRHVRLLQRGDGYAYHHQREGSDDAPP; from the coding sequence GTGCAGCTCGACCACCGGGGCGGGCGCATCCGAGACCGGCTGGCGGCGCGGGCCGCGTTGCGGCGGCGCCGCCGGGGAGCGAACCTGCGCTATCGGGCGCCGCGTTTCCTCAACCGAGCCCGGCCGCAGGGGTGGCTGGCCCCGTCGCTGCGGCACCGGGTGGACACCAACATCACCACCGCCCACGGCACCGTCCATCGGCACGTCCGCCTGCTGCAACGGGGCGACGGCTACGCCTACCACCACCAAAGAGAAGGCAGCGACGATGCGCCACCGTGA